The genomic stretch CGCGAGGCTGCAAACTCTCGAAGCTGGGCTATCAGTTTATTGCAGGCGTCCTAAAACACGCTCCGGCGATCGCGGCGGTAATTGCGCCTACGGTCAACAGCTATAAGCGACTGGTGATGAAGGGCAGCCTGTACGGCTATTCCTGGGCACCTGTGTATATCTGCTACGGCAACAACAACCGTACGAATATGGTGCGAATTCCGCTGGCAGGAGAACGGGTCGAATGTCGCGCCGCCGATATTTCCTGCAATTTGTACCTGGGGGCGGCAATGGTGCTAATGGCAGGTCTGGAGGGCATCCGGGAAGGGCTTGATCCGGGAGAACCGCATCGCGAAAATATGTACAAGTGTTCGCCGGAGCAGCTTCAGGCAATGCAAATCGAGACGCTGCCCAAAACCCTGAGTGAGGCGATCGAGGCATTTGCGGCTGATCCCTTAAGTGAGGAGGTGATGGGTTCGCTGATGTTCCAGACCTACGTGGATTTTAAGCGGCAGGAATGGGAAGAGTATCACAATCACGTTTCCGACTGGGAGATTCAGCGGTATCTCAAGTTTTTCTAGTCGAAGTCCTTGCTGCTGCTAGCAATGCTTCTCGCCTCCCAAAATTGGGGAAAACTAGCTTTTCCCCTAAAACAAGCTTCACTCAGATTTGCGACACTGCTTACCCCTGCCTTTCGTCCAAGGGTACTACCTCAAATTGGCACAAAATTAACGAAGGACTAACTGGAAATCTAATTAATAAACGTTATAGCAACTCAAAAAGAGGATGCAATTGAAATTCGCAAACCGCCGCACTGTATTCCTGTAATTTTTGATACAAATTTGTGTAGAATGCCTCGATATGCTGAAGAAGCTTCGTGAATGCTCTCTACAAGTGAGATGGGTCGAATTGAGCGATGAATTTAGTCGGAGCATGATCAGGTCAGCGATCGGCATAGATTCGGGTCTGGATCTATACTTCAGGCAACCTGTATCTCAGCAGATCTGTATTTCAGGCGATCGATTTATCCTGGTAAAATATTCTCAAATTTATTCCCGCTTAAAAGCTTTTTTAGTTTGATTTACCGCAGATTGCTCTATATAAATTTCCCCAAATTTGTTCTGCAATCCTCGGCTTTTGCCGTTTTCTAGTAAAGAGTTTTGGCAGAAGGTGCTCCTGGAGGCTCCTGGAGGCAGTCCTGTTCTAAACAAGATTTGGCGGTATTCAATCTTGCCAATCTTTTAGGGTTGTCTTTTAGCGCTTTAGCTCACTCGCTGCTGTTTATACTGTTGCCCCATTTATCGATCGGCTTACAGAAAGGAGGAAATATCGCTGGTGGCTCACTCTAGTACAATCGAACCGGGCAGCCCCCATTTTGCCCCCCTATCATCCGAAAAGCGTTATCTCAAACCGTCCGTCTTCTGGAGCATTCGCCAGGGATTTCCCCGCAGCTTGTCACTCGCCCTTGGAACGCTGGCACTCCTGATCCCGTTTCTGATCTGGGCAGGGGTCAGCTATGCCGGACTTGTACCGCCCATGTTCCTGCCCACTCCTACAGCGGTACTTCAAGCTGGGTGGACGATGCTTACAGAAAATAATCTGCTGCTGGATATTGCAGTGAGTACGGCAAGGGTGGCAGGGGGATTTTTGCTGGCGGCGTTAATCGGTGTGCCGATCGGTTGGGCAATGGGGACGTTTCATAGTATGGATAGCCTGTTTGCCCCGATCGTGGGAACGGTGCGCTATATGCCCGTCACCGCATTCGTGCCGCTGATTGTCATCTGGGTCGGCTTAGGCGAAGCCTCAAAAATTCTGATTATTCTCCTGGGGGTGGTGTTTTACAACGCCATCATGGTGGCAGATGCGGTGAAGTTTATTCCCAATGAAATGATCAACGTCGCCTACACGCTGGGCGCAACCCGCAGAGATGTCTTCTTTCAGGTCATTTTGCCTGCTACGTTCCCCAGTGTGCTGGATACGCTGCGCGTTAATATCTCTGGTGCCTGGACGTTTTTGGTGATTGCTGAACTGCTGGCGGCGCAAAGCGGTCTGGGCTTCCGGATTTTGCAGGCTCAGCGATTTCTGCAAACGGATAAGGTGCTGTTTTGCATTGCCGTCATTGGTGTGATTGGGCTAATCATCGACGTGGGTCTGAAGCGGCTTTCGGCAAAGCTAACGCCCTGGGCAGATCAGATTCGCAGCTGAAGCGAGATTTGCGACCTCATTCGCTGATTAACTTATTCGCTGATTAGAGTGTAATTCAGTTTACATCTTGGGGTTCGCAAATCTATTTAACTGTTAAATCAGGTCTATCCGGCTTCTTGCTCGCGATCGTTTGCAGACTGTGGAAACGCTAAGCCCCGATTCAGCAGGTTCATTTCGTTCTCAACCGTTTACAGACGATTTGTTACCTGCGATCGATCGTTCCGCTGTTTGTTTAACTGCCGCTGTTTTTGGTTTCTTCCTTTGTCTCAAGTCTTTGTTATCTGTTCAAGTCCATTGTAGGAATCGCAGAATAGGAATCGCAGATATGCTTGATACCCGCTTCAATCCACAATCGCGGGAGCTAGATCGTGAATCAGAGATCGATTCTAAGGGGACGGTAGTGACTCCCAAGATGGAGATCCGTTCTCTCTCCAAGCTTTTTTCAATGCGCGGGGATAAGTCCCTCACCGTTCTTCAGGACATCAACCTGAGAATCTATCCCAGGGAGTTTGTTTGTTTAGTGGGTTCATCGGGCTGCGGTAAATCGACGCTGCTCAACATTGCTGCCGGGTTGGTTCCTCCAACAACAGGACAGGTGCTGGTGGATGGCGAAGATGTCACAGGTCTACCAGGTTCCGATCGCGGCATGGTGTTTCAGGGCTACACGCTCTATCCCTGGCGAACGGTGGCGCAAAACGTGGCGTTTGGGTTGCAGCTGCGAAAACTGCCCAAGGTGGAACAAAAGGAGCGAGTCTCCTACTTCCTGGATGTAGTAGGTTTAACCCAGTTTGCCAACGCCTACCCCAAACAGCTATCTGGCGGCATGAAACAGCGGGTGGCGATCGCCCGTGCCCTGGCAAACGAACCTTCGGTGCTGCTGATGGACGAGCCGTTTGGCGCACTGGATGCCCAGACCAAGGAGCAAATGCAGCAGTTTTTGCTAAACGTTTGGGAAAAGACGCACATTACCGTCCTGATGATTACCCATGATGTTGAGGAAGCAATATTCCTGGCTCAGCGGGTTTATGTCATGGGAGCGCGCCCAGGTCGGATCAAGCAGGTGATCGAAACCCATCTGCCGGAGCATCACGATCTGGAAATTAAGCTTTCGCCGGAGTTCATTAACATCAAGCGAGACATCATTCATGCGCTGCATGAGGAAGGCAACTGATATTCCTCGCTCAACTCCTGGTGATGAATGCAGGACATCTACTGGACATTAACCAGACCTCTAGGCTGCTGAGCAATCTTCTGCTGAGCATTTTAAGCAGGTAAGCATTTTAAGCAGGTATATGTCCCCATTTTGCTGCAACCGTTTTTTGCTTTAGCCGATCGCACTGAAGGAATACGAGGAATAGGAATTTATGAACCGGACTGATTATTTGCTGAATCGTCGTCGTGCGCTGATGCTGTTGGGCGGACTGGCAGGCGGGCTAGCATTACATGGCTGCACAGGGGGTGGAACAGCCACTTCCTCTGGTTCTGCCTCCCAGCCGATTACTTCTGGGGTGAATCCTTGGCCCGGCTACGCGGGACATTTTGTAGCGCTACAAAAGGGGTTGTTCAAAGAGGAGGGGCTGGATGTTCGAGAAGCCTTCTTTCAAAGCAATAGCGAGGAAATTACTGCCTTCCTGGCACGACAGCTTGATGTTGCCTGGTTGACCTCAGGGGATGTCATTCAATGTATTGATAAAGATCCAACGATCCGCATAATTTACGTTGTGGATTATTCCAATGGCTCGGACGGCATCATTGGGCGTAACATCAACTCTCCAGCAGATCTGAAGGGGAAGACGATCGCCCGCGAGAATATTCTGTTTGCGAACGTGCTGCTGCAAGCGTACCTTGCAAAGAGCGGTTTGACTGAAGCAGATATCACCTTGAAGGATATGAGTGCAGCAGACTCAGCGGCGGCATTTGCGTCGGGTCAGGTTGATGCTGCTGTCACCTACGAACCGTGGCTCACCAAAGCAGCGAAGGATGGTGGCGGTGAAGTCATTTTCAACACCAAGGATACTAACCTGATCGCCGATGTCATTGCCACCCGACAAGATTTTATCGAAACGCGCAAGACCGATTTGCAGGCATATTTGCAGGCAGTGGACAAGGCAGTCAAGCTTATCAACGCAGGCGACCCAGAAGCAATCAAAATTACCGCAGACAAGCTAGGTGTTGCTGAAGCAGAAGCCAAAGCGCAAATTTCCGGTGTCAAAATCTTTGATATCGAAATGAATAAGTCGCTGGGCTTTAATGCGAGCGATCCGAATAATGTAATGAAAAACTTTGAGATAAATGTGAAGGAGGGAAATCGGATGAAGATTCTCTCTAACGAGCCTAAGCTTGAAAATATCTACGATAGCTCGATCGTGATGTCGCTGTAGAATCCGCAACCAAAAAGAACGGGCATGTCACGTGCTCCTGCCGAAATGGGAAGGATTGTCCATAGGCACAACCCATTGTCGGGGGATATTCAGGAGTCCGTGCTTGTCCCGAATACCAACGGCATCAGCTCTGATTCTCCTGCTCGTTTATTTGGGCGTTCGCCGATGAGTATTAAGAATGGTCTCTAAAACCAAAAACCTATAAATCCTTTAGAATCAGCCTGTACTGTAATAACTCTGTTTAGCTCCATGTACTCGCGTCTTCAGTCGCACAGGACTTAAGCCTGGTACCAGCTTATCCAGAGGAAGTATGACCGCAACCGATTCTAAAGC from Leptolyngbya ohadii IS1 encodes the following:
- a CDS encoding ABC transporter permease gives rise to the protein MAHSSTIEPGSPHFAPLSSEKRYLKPSVFWSIRQGFPRSLSLALGTLALLIPFLIWAGVSYAGLVPPMFLPTPTAVLQAGWTMLTENNLLLDIAVSTARVAGGFLLAALIGVPIGWAMGTFHSMDSLFAPIVGTVRYMPVTAFVPLIVIWVGLGEASKILIILLGVVFYNAIMVADAVKFIPNEMINVAYTLGATRRDVFFQVILPATFPSVLDTLRVNISGAWTFLVIAELLAAQSGLGFRILQAQRFLQTDKVLFCIAVIGVIGLIIDVGLKRLSAKLTPWADQIRS
- a CDS encoding ABC transporter ATP-binding protein, with product MEIRSLSKLFSMRGDKSLTVLQDINLRIYPREFVCLVGSSGCGKSTLLNIAAGLVPPTTGQVLVDGEDVTGLPGSDRGMVFQGYTLYPWRTVAQNVAFGLQLRKLPKVEQKERVSYFLDVVGLTQFANAYPKQLSGGMKQRVAIARALANEPSVLLMDEPFGALDAQTKEQMQQFLLNVWEKTHITVLMITHDVEEAIFLAQRVYVMGARPGRIKQVIETHLPEHHDLEIKLSPEFINIKRDIIHALHEEGN
- a CDS encoding ABC transporter substrate-binding protein yields the protein MNRTDYLLNRRRALMLLGGLAGGLALHGCTGGGTATSSGSASQPITSGVNPWPGYAGHFVALQKGLFKEEGLDVREAFFQSNSEEITAFLARQLDVAWLTSGDVIQCIDKDPTIRIIYVVDYSNGSDGIIGRNINSPADLKGKTIARENILFANVLLQAYLAKSGLTEADITLKDMSAADSAAAFASGQVDAAVTYEPWLTKAAKDGGGEVIFNTKDTNLIADVIATRQDFIETRKTDLQAYLQAVDKAVKLINAGDPEAIKITADKLGVAEAEAKAQISGVKIFDIEMNKSLGFNASDPNNVMKNFEINVKEGNRMKILSNEPKLENIYDSSIVMSL